A section of the Oryza sativa Japonica Group chromosome 1, ASM3414082v1 genome encodes:
- the LOC4325290 gene encoding ABC transporter B family member 9 isoform X1, with protein sequence MDAAANGGRDGKEKKAKNGRDGEDKKKEEDGDAGKKVSFTGLFRYADGTDLLLMAVGTVAALANGVSQPLMTVIFGQVINAFGEATNGDVLHRVNQAVLNFVYLGIATAVVSFLQVACWTMTGERQATRIRSLYLKSVLRQDIAFFDVEMTTGQIVSRMSGDTVLVQDAIGEKVGKFLQLVATFAGGFVVAFVKGWLLSLVMLACIPPVVIAGGAVSKMLAKISSKGQASYSDAANVVEQTIGAIKTVVSFNGEKQAVASYNKLINKAYKAAVEEGLTNGFGMGSVFFIFFSSYGLAIWYGGKLVVSKGYSGGDIINILFAVMTGAMSLGNATPCMAAFAEGQSAAYRLFKTIKRKPQIDPDDITGKQLEDIRGDVELKDVYFSYPARPEQLIFDGFSLHVSSGTTMAIVGESGSGKSTVISLVERFYDPQAGEVLIDGINIKSLRLNWIRGKIGLVSQEPLLFMTSIKDNITYGKEDATIEEIRRAAELANAANFIDKLPDGYDTMVGQRGAQLSGGQKQRIAIARAILKNPKILLLDEATSALDVESERIVQEALNRIMVDRTTLVVAHRLTTVRNADCISVVQQGKIVEQGPHDELVMNPNGVYSQLIRLQETHEEEEKKLDHHISDSRSKSRSLSFKRSISRDSAGNSSRHSLALPFGLPGSVELLEGNDSTVGEQTEQGGDGEVQQKAPIGRLARLNKPEVPILLLATLAAGVHGVLFPMFGVMISNAIKTFFEPADKLKKDASFWGLMCVVLGIISIISIPVEYFMFGIAGGKLVERVRALSFRSIIHQEVAWFDDPRNSSGALGARLSVDALNVRRLVGDNLALAVQVVSTLITGIVIAMIADWKLTLIILCVIPLVGLQGYAQVKFLKGFSEDAKMLYEDASQVATDAVSSIRTVASFCSEKRVMTMYDNKCEASKNQGVRTGMVGGLGFGFSFLMLYLTYGLCFYVGAQFVRHNKTTFGDVFKVFFALVLATIGISQTSAMASDSTKAKDSAISIFALLDRKSQIDSSSDEGRTLANVKGNIDFRHVSFKYPTRPDVQIFSDFTLHIPSGKTVALVGESGSGKSTAIALLERFYNPESGTILLDEVEIKNLKVNWLRDQMGLVGQEPVLFNDTIRANIAYGKHGDVTEEELIKAAKASNAHEFISSLPQGYDTTVGERGVQLSGGQKQRVAIARAILKDPKILLLDEATSALDAESERIVQDALDNVMVGRTTIIVAHRLSTIKGADIIAVLKDGAIAEKGRHEALMNIKDGVYASLVELRSGSS encoded by the exons GCGGTTCTCAACTTTGTCTACCTGGGCATCGCGACAGCGGTTGTTTCATTTCTTC AGGTGGCGTGCTGGACAATGACTGGAGAACGGCAGGCGACACGCATTCGATCTCTATACCTCAAATCTGTCCTGAGACAGGATATAGCATTCTTTGATGTAGAAATGACAACTGGGCAGATAGTTTCAAGAATGTCCGGTGACACTGTGTTAGTTCAGGATGCCATTGGTGAGAAG GTTGGCAAGTTTCTACAACTTGTGGCTACCTTCGCCGGTGGTTTCGTTGTAGCATTTGTGAAAGGTTGGCTTCTATCCCTTGTCATGTTGGCCTGCATCCCTCCTGTTGTCATTGCTGGTGGAGCTGTATCGAAGATGCTAGCAAAAATCTCTAGCAAGGGTCAAGCATCATATAGCGATGCAGCGAATGTTGTTGAACAGACAATTGGAGCCATAAAAACT GTTGTTTCCTTCAACGGTGAAAAGCAGGCTGTTGCATCGTACAATAAACTCATAAACAAGGCATACAAGGCAGCTGTTGAGGAAGGACTTACGAACGGTTTTGGCATGGGCTCCGTTTTCTTCATATTTTTCTCCAGCTATGGTTTAGCTATATGGTATGGCGGCAAGTTGGTAGTCAGCAAAGGATACTCAGGAGGAGACATCATAAATATCTTGTTTGCTGTCATGACTGGGGCAAT GTCTTTAGGGAATGCGACCCCATGTATGGCAGCCTTTGCAGAAGGGCAATCTGCAGCTTATAGATTGTTCAAAACAATCAAGAGAAAACCACAGATTGATCCTGATGACATAACTGGGAAACAGTTGGAGGACATCAGGGGTGATGTGGAATTGAAGGATGTGTACTTCAGCTACCCAGCAAGGCCTGAGCAACTGATATTTGATGGATTTTCATTGCATGTTTCTAGTGGCACGACAATGGCTATAGTTGGGGAGAGTGGAAGCGGCAAGTCCACTGTTATTAGTCTTGTCGAAAGATTCTATGATCCACAGGCTGGTGAGGTTTTGATTGATGGGATTAACATCAAGAGCTTGAGGCTTAATTGGATAAGAGGGAAGATTGGTCTTGTCAGCCAAGAGCCATTGCTCTTTATGACCTCCATTAAAGATAATATAACATACGGCAAAGAGGATGCAACAATTGAAGAGATTAGGAGAGCAGCTGAGCTTGCTAATGCAGCAAATTTTATTGACAAATTACCTGAT GGCTATGATACAATGGTTGGTCAACGTGGCGCACAGCTCTCAGGGGGACAAAAGCAAAGAATTGCTATTGCTAGAGCAATACTTAAAAACCCCAAAATCCTTCTGTTAGATGAGGCTACTAGCGCATTGGATGTGGAATCAGAGAGGATAGTTCAAGAGGCACTGAACAGGATCATGGTGGACAGAACCACACTTGTGGTTGCTCATCGCTTGACCACAGTGAGGAATGCTGATTGTATATCAGTTGTTCAACAAGGAAAGATAGTTGAGCAAG GTCCCCATGATGAATTGGTAATGAACCCCAATGGTGTTTATTCGCAACTCATTAGGCTACAAGAAACCcacgaagaagaagagaagaaattaGACCATCACATATCTGATTCAAGGTCTAAAAGTAGAAGTTTGTCATTCAAGCGATCAATTAGCAGGGATTCTGCAGGAAATAGTAGCAGGCATTCTCTAGCCCTTCCCTTTGGCTTGCCTGGCTCAGTTGAATTGCTTGAAGGCAATGATTCGACTGTGGGGGAACAGACAGAGCAGGGTGGTGATGGTGAGGTCCAACAGAAAGCTCCTATTGGACGACTGGCTAGACTAAACAAGCCAGAGGTACCGATACTTTTGTTAGCAACACTGGCTGCAGGAGTTCATGGAGTGCTTTTCCCAATGTTTGGAGTAATGATTTCCAATGCCATCAAAACTTTCTTTGAGCCAGCAGACAAACTAAAAAAGGATGCTAGCTTTTGGGGTTTGATGTGTGTTGTCCTGGGTATAATTTCAATAATATCAATACCGGTGGAGTACTTTATGTTTGGAATAGCTGGAGGTAAACTTGTAGAGCGTGTCCGTGCCTTGTCATTCCGGAGTATTATTCACCAAGAAGTTGCTTGGTTTGATGATCCTAGGAATTCCAG TGGAGCGCTTGGTGCAAGATTATCAGTAGATGCTTTGAATGTCCGGCGTTTAGTTGGAGACAATCTTGCATTGGCAGTTCAGGTCGTCTCAACACTTATCACAGGAATTGTCATAGCGATGATAGCGGACTGGAAGCTCACTTTGATCATCCTTTGTGTGATTCCACTTGTGGGTCTTCAAGGTTATGCTCAAGTTAAGTTCCTGAAGGGGTTCAGTGAAGATGCCAAG ATGTTGTATGAAGATGCAAGTCAAGTGGCTACTGATGCAGTAAGCAGCATCAGGACTGTAGCTTCCTTTTGTTCTGAGAAAAGAGTGATGACAATGTATGATAATAAATGTGAAGCTTCGAAGAATCAAGGAGTTAGAACAGGAATGGTTGGAGGCCTTGGTTTTGGTTTCTCATTCTTGATGTTGTACCTAACATATGGTCTCTGTTTCTATGTCGGAGCACAATTCGTACGCCACAATAAAACTACTTTTGGGGACGTTTTCAAG GTTTTCTTTGCACTGGTGTTGGCAACTATTGGAATATCTCAAACAAGTGCGATGGCTTCTGATTCTACAAAGGCCAAGGATTCAGCTATCTCCATATTTGCTTTGCTAGACCGCAAGTCACAAATTGACTCGAGTAGTGATGAGGGTAGGACATTGGCCAACGTCAAGGGAAACATTGATTTCCGACATGTCAGCTTCAAGTATCCAACCCGCCCAGATGTTCAGATCTTCAGTGATTTTACTCTTCACATACCCTCTGGCAAG ACCGTTGCACTTGTTGGAGAGAGTGGTAGCGGAAAGTCCACAGCAATCGCTTTGCTAGAGCGATTCTACAATCCCGAGTCAGGAACCATCTTGTTGGATGAAGTAGAAATCAAGAACTTAAAGGTCAATTGGTTGAGGGATCAGATGGGGTTGGTCGGCCAAGAGCCTGTGCTCTTTAATGACACAATCCGTGCTAACATAGCCTACGGGAAGCATGGGGATGTCACTGAGGAGGAGCTCATCAAAGCTGCAAAGGCATCCAATGCACATGAGTTCATATCGAGCCTTCCCCAAGGATATGATACCACCGTGGGGGAGAGAGGGGTGCAGCTATCTGGTGGCCAGAAACAGCGGGTGGCTATTGCGAGGGCCATATTGAAAGATCCAAAGATACTACTTCTAGATGAGGCAACGAGTGCCTTGGATGCTGAATCTGAGCGCATTGTGCAGGATGCGTTAGATAATGTGATGGTTGGCAGGACTACGATTATTGTGGCGCACCGCCTCTCGACGATCAAAGGTGCTGATATCATTGCAGTTCTGAAGGATGGTGCGATAGCGGAGAAAGGAAGGCATGAGGCATTGATGAACATCAAAGATGGTGTCTATGCTTCACTTGTTGAACTCCGTTCAGGCTCATCATAA
- the LOC4325291 gene encoding aspartic proteinase nepenthesin-1: MDTKLGALALMLPLLLLISATRVAYGGIQPTPPPASFQAALVRIEPAGINYTRAVQRSRSRLSMLAARAVSNAGAAPGESAQTPLKKGSGDYAMSFGIGTPATGLSGEADTGSDLIWTKCGACARCSPRGSPSYYPTSSSSAAFVACGDRTCGELPRPLCSNVAGGGSGSGNCSYHYAYGNARDTHHYTEGILMTETFTFGDDAAAFPGIAFGCTLRSEGGFGTGSGLVGLGRGKLSLVTQLNVEAFGYRLSSDLSAPSPISFGSLADVTGGNGDSFMSTPLLTNPVVQDLPFYYVGLTGISVGGKLVQIPSGTFSFDRSTGAGGVIFDSGTTLTMLPDPAYTLVRDELLSQMGFQKPPPAANDDDLICFTGGSSTTTFPSMVLHFDGGADMDLSTENYLPQMQGQNGETARCWSVVKSSQALTIIGNIMQMDFHVVFDLSGNARMLFQPPTA, translated from the coding sequence ATGGATACCAAATTGGGAGCGCTTGCTCTCATGCTCCCGCTTCTACTGCTGATTTCCGCTACTCGCGTAGCCTACGGCGGCATCCAACCCACGCCGCCTCCCGCGAGCTTCCAAGCCGCCTTGGTCCGCATCGAGCCCGCAGGCATCAACTACACGCGCGCCGTGCagcgctcccgctcccgcctgTCCATGCTCGCCGCCAGAGCGGTGTCCAacgcgggggcggcgccgggggAGAGCGCGCAGACGCCGCTgaagaaggggagcggcgactACGCCATGTCGTTCGGCATCGGCACGCCGGCGACGGGGCTGTCGGGCGAGGCGGACACCGGGAGCGACCTCATCTGGACCAAGTGCGGCGCCTGCGCGCGGTGCTCGCCGCGGGGCTCCCCGTCCTACTACCCCAccagctccagctccgccgCGTTCGTCGCGTGCGGCGACCGCACGTGCGGGGAGCTGCCCCGACCACTGTGCAGcaacgtcgccggcggcggcagcggcagcggcaactGCTCCTACCACTACGCCTACGGCAACGCTAGGGACACGCACCACTACACGGAGGGCATCCTCATGACGGAGACCTTCaccttcggcgacgacgccgcggcgttCCCGGGCATCGCGTTCGGGTGCACGCTCCGCTCCGAGGGCGGTTTCGGGACGGGCTCGGGCCTCGTCGGGCTCGGCAGAGGGAAGCTGTCCTTGGTCACGCAGCTCAACGTCGAGGCCTTCGGCTACCGCCTCTCGTCCGACCTGTCCGCGCCCAGCCCCATCTCGTTCGGCTCCCTCGCCGACGTGACCGGTGGCAACGGCGACAGTTTCATGTCCACTCCGCTACTCACAAACCCGGTGGTTCAGGACCTTCCGTTCTActacgtcggtctgaccggcatctCGGTCGGCGGGAAGCTCGTGCAGATACCTTCGGGGACCTTCTCCTTCGACCGGAGCACCGGGGCGGGCGGCGTCATCTTCGACTCCGGTACCACGCTTACGATGCTCCCGGACCCCGCGTACACGCTGGTGAGGGACGAGCTGCTGTCACAGATGGGCTTTCAGAAGCCACCACCGGCAGCGAACGACGACGACCTGATCTGTTTCACCGGGgggtcgtcgacgacgacgttcCCGTCCATGGTGCTGCacttcgacggcggcgccgacatggaCCTGTCCACCGAGAATTACTTGCCGCAAATGCAAGGCCAGAACGGGGAGACAGCCCGGTGCTGGTCCGTGGTGAAATCATCGCAAGCCTTGACGATCATCGGCAATATCATGCAGATGGACTTCCACGTCGTGTTTGATCTGTCCGGCAACGCGCGGATGCTGTTCCAACCGCCCACCGCCTGA
- the LOC4325290 gene encoding ABC transporter B family member 4 isoform X2, producing MTGERQATRIRSLYLKSVLRQDIAFFDVEMTTGQIVSRMSGDTVLVQDAIGEKVGKFLQLVATFAGGFVVAFVKGWLLSLVMLACIPPVVIAGGAVSKMLAKISSKGQASYSDAANVVEQTIGAIKTVVSFNGEKQAVASYNKLINKAYKAAVEEGLTNGFGMGSVFFIFFSSYGLAIWYGGKLVVSKGYSGGDIINILFAVMTGAMSLGNATPCMAAFAEGQSAAYRLFKTIKRKPQIDPDDITGKQLEDIRGDVELKDVYFSYPARPEQLIFDGFSLHVSSGTTMAIVGESGSGKSTVISLVERFYDPQAGEVLIDGINIKSLRLNWIRGKIGLVSQEPLLFMTSIKDNITYGKEDATIEEIRRAAELANAANFIDKLPDGYDTMVGQRGAQLSGGQKQRIAIARAILKNPKILLLDEATSALDVESERIVQEALNRIMVDRTTLVVAHRLTTVRNADCISVVQQGKIVEQGPHDELVMNPNGVYSQLIRLQETHEEEEKKLDHHISDSRSKSRSLSFKRSISRDSAGNSSRHSLALPFGLPGSVELLEGNDSTVGEQTEQGGDGEVQQKAPIGRLARLNKPEVPILLLATLAAGVHGVLFPMFGVMISNAIKTFFEPADKLKKDASFWGLMCVVLGIISIISIPVEYFMFGIAGGKLVERVRALSFRSIIHQEVAWFDDPRNSSGALGARLSVDALNVRRLVGDNLALAVQVVSTLITGIVIAMIADWKLTLIILCVIPLVGLQGYAQVKFLKGFSEDAKMLYEDASQVATDAVSSIRTVASFCSEKRVMTMYDNKCEASKNQGVRTGMVGGLGFGFSFLMLYLTYGLCFYVGAQFVRHNKTTFGDVFKVFFALVLATIGISQTSAMASDSTKAKDSAISIFALLDRKSQIDSSSDEGRTLANVKGNIDFRHVSFKYPTRPDVQIFSDFTLHIPSGKTVALVGESGSGKSTAIALLERFYNPESGTILLDEVEIKNLKVNWLRDQMGLVGQEPVLFNDTIRANIAYGKHGDVTEEELIKAAKASNAHEFISSLPQGYDTTVGERGVQLSGGQKQRVAIARAILKDPKILLLDEATSALDAESERIVQDALDNVMVGRTTIIVAHRLSTIKGADIIAVLKDGAIAEKGRHEALMNIKDGVYASLVELRSGSS from the exons ATGACTGGAGAACGGCAGGCGACACGCATTCGATCTCTATACCTCAAATCTGTCCTGAGACAGGATATAGCATTCTTTGATGTAGAAATGACAACTGGGCAGATAGTTTCAAGAATGTCCGGTGACACTGTGTTAGTTCAGGATGCCATTGGTGAGAAG GTTGGCAAGTTTCTACAACTTGTGGCTACCTTCGCCGGTGGTTTCGTTGTAGCATTTGTGAAAGGTTGGCTTCTATCCCTTGTCATGTTGGCCTGCATCCCTCCTGTTGTCATTGCTGGTGGAGCTGTATCGAAGATGCTAGCAAAAATCTCTAGCAAGGGTCAAGCATCATATAGCGATGCAGCGAATGTTGTTGAACAGACAATTGGAGCCATAAAAACT GTTGTTTCCTTCAACGGTGAAAAGCAGGCTGTTGCATCGTACAATAAACTCATAAACAAGGCATACAAGGCAGCTGTTGAGGAAGGACTTACGAACGGTTTTGGCATGGGCTCCGTTTTCTTCATATTTTTCTCCAGCTATGGTTTAGCTATATGGTATGGCGGCAAGTTGGTAGTCAGCAAAGGATACTCAGGAGGAGACATCATAAATATCTTGTTTGCTGTCATGACTGGGGCAAT GTCTTTAGGGAATGCGACCCCATGTATGGCAGCCTTTGCAGAAGGGCAATCTGCAGCTTATAGATTGTTCAAAACAATCAAGAGAAAACCACAGATTGATCCTGATGACATAACTGGGAAACAGTTGGAGGACATCAGGGGTGATGTGGAATTGAAGGATGTGTACTTCAGCTACCCAGCAAGGCCTGAGCAACTGATATTTGATGGATTTTCATTGCATGTTTCTAGTGGCACGACAATGGCTATAGTTGGGGAGAGTGGAAGCGGCAAGTCCACTGTTATTAGTCTTGTCGAAAGATTCTATGATCCACAGGCTGGTGAGGTTTTGATTGATGGGATTAACATCAAGAGCTTGAGGCTTAATTGGATAAGAGGGAAGATTGGTCTTGTCAGCCAAGAGCCATTGCTCTTTATGACCTCCATTAAAGATAATATAACATACGGCAAAGAGGATGCAACAATTGAAGAGATTAGGAGAGCAGCTGAGCTTGCTAATGCAGCAAATTTTATTGACAAATTACCTGAT GGCTATGATACAATGGTTGGTCAACGTGGCGCACAGCTCTCAGGGGGACAAAAGCAAAGAATTGCTATTGCTAGAGCAATACTTAAAAACCCCAAAATCCTTCTGTTAGATGAGGCTACTAGCGCATTGGATGTGGAATCAGAGAGGATAGTTCAAGAGGCACTGAACAGGATCATGGTGGACAGAACCACACTTGTGGTTGCTCATCGCTTGACCACAGTGAGGAATGCTGATTGTATATCAGTTGTTCAACAAGGAAAGATAGTTGAGCAAG GTCCCCATGATGAATTGGTAATGAACCCCAATGGTGTTTATTCGCAACTCATTAGGCTACAAGAAACCcacgaagaagaagagaagaaattaGACCATCACATATCTGATTCAAGGTCTAAAAGTAGAAGTTTGTCATTCAAGCGATCAATTAGCAGGGATTCTGCAGGAAATAGTAGCAGGCATTCTCTAGCCCTTCCCTTTGGCTTGCCTGGCTCAGTTGAATTGCTTGAAGGCAATGATTCGACTGTGGGGGAACAGACAGAGCAGGGTGGTGATGGTGAGGTCCAACAGAAAGCTCCTATTGGACGACTGGCTAGACTAAACAAGCCAGAGGTACCGATACTTTTGTTAGCAACACTGGCTGCAGGAGTTCATGGAGTGCTTTTCCCAATGTTTGGAGTAATGATTTCCAATGCCATCAAAACTTTCTTTGAGCCAGCAGACAAACTAAAAAAGGATGCTAGCTTTTGGGGTTTGATGTGTGTTGTCCTGGGTATAATTTCAATAATATCAATACCGGTGGAGTACTTTATGTTTGGAATAGCTGGAGGTAAACTTGTAGAGCGTGTCCGTGCCTTGTCATTCCGGAGTATTATTCACCAAGAAGTTGCTTGGTTTGATGATCCTAGGAATTCCAG TGGAGCGCTTGGTGCAAGATTATCAGTAGATGCTTTGAATGTCCGGCGTTTAGTTGGAGACAATCTTGCATTGGCAGTTCAGGTCGTCTCAACACTTATCACAGGAATTGTCATAGCGATGATAGCGGACTGGAAGCTCACTTTGATCATCCTTTGTGTGATTCCACTTGTGGGTCTTCAAGGTTATGCTCAAGTTAAGTTCCTGAAGGGGTTCAGTGAAGATGCCAAG ATGTTGTATGAAGATGCAAGTCAAGTGGCTACTGATGCAGTAAGCAGCATCAGGACTGTAGCTTCCTTTTGTTCTGAGAAAAGAGTGATGACAATGTATGATAATAAATGTGAAGCTTCGAAGAATCAAGGAGTTAGAACAGGAATGGTTGGAGGCCTTGGTTTTGGTTTCTCATTCTTGATGTTGTACCTAACATATGGTCTCTGTTTCTATGTCGGAGCACAATTCGTACGCCACAATAAAACTACTTTTGGGGACGTTTTCAAG GTTTTCTTTGCACTGGTGTTGGCAACTATTGGAATATCTCAAACAAGTGCGATGGCTTCTGATTCTACAAAGGCCAAGGATTCAGCTATCTCCATATTTGCTTTGCTAGACCGCAAGTCACAAATTGACTCGAGTAGTGATGAGGGTAGGACATTGGCCAACGTCAAGGGAAACATTGATTTCCGACATGTCAGCTTCAAGTATCCAACCCGCCCAGATGTTCAGATCTTCAGTGATTTTACTCTTCACATACCCTCTGGCAAG ACCGTTGCACTTGTTGGAGAGAGTGGTAGCGGAAAGTCCACAGCAATCGCTTTGCTAGAGCGATTCTACAATCCCGAGTCAGGAACCATCTTGTTGGATGAAGTAGAAATCAAGAACTTAAAGGTCAATTGGTTGAGGGATCAGATGGGGTTGGTCGGCCAAGAGCCTGTGCTCTTTAATGACACAATCCGTGCTAACATAGCCTACGGGAAGCATGGGGATGTCACTGAGGAGGAGCTCATCAAAGCTGCAAAGGCATCCAATGCACATGAGTTCATATCGAGCCTTCCCCAAGGATATGATACCACCGTGGGGGAGAGAGGGGTGCAGCTATCTGGTGGCCAGAAACAGCGGGTGGCTATTGCGAGGGCCATATTGAAAGATCCAAAGATACTACTTCTAGATGAGGCAACGAGTGCCTTGGATGCTGAATCTGAGCGCATTGTGCAGGATGCGTTAGATAATGTGATGGTTGGCAGGACTACGATTATTGTGGCGCACCGCCTCTCGACGATCAAAGGTGCTGATATCATTGCAGTTCTGAAGGATGGTGCGATAGCGGAGAAAGGAAGGCATGAGGCATTGATGAACATCAAAGATGGTGTCTATGCTTCACTTGTTGAACTCCGTTCAGGCTCATCATAA
- the LOC4325293 gene encoding UDP-glycosyltransferase 88B1: MDAGDAATTRARKPVVLYPSPGMGHLVSMIELGKVFAARGLAVTVVVVDPPYGNTGATGPFLAGVTAANPAMTFHRLPKVEVPPVASKHHESLTFEVTRLSNPGLRDFLAGASPVVLIIDFFCNAALDVADELGVPAYMFYTSGAEILAFFLYLPVLHAQTTANFGEMGEELVHAPGIPSFPATHSVLPLMERDDPAYAEFLKASADLCRTQGFLVNTFRSLEPRAVETIAAGSCAPPGVSTPPVYCIGPLIKSAEVGENRSEECLAWLDTQPNGSVVFLCFGSIGLFSAEQIKEVAAGLEASGQRFLWVVRSPPSDDPAKKFDKPPEPDLDALLPKGFLERTKGRGLVVKSWAPQRDVLAHAAVGGFVTHCGWNSVLESIVAGVPMLAWPLYAEQRMNRVFLEKEMRLAVAVEGYDDDVGEGTVKAEEVAAKVRWLMESDGGRALLERTLAAMRRAKAALRDGGESEVTLARLVESWREAASA, translated from the coding sequence ATGGACGCCGGCGACGCAGCCACCACGAGGGCCCGGAAGCCGGTCGTGCTCTACCCGTCGCCGGGCATGGGCCACCTGGTCTCCATGATCGAGCTCGGCAAGGTGTTCGCCGCCCGCGgcctcgccgtcaccgtcgtcgtcgtcgacccacCGTACGGCAACACCGGCGCGACGGGGCCtttcctcgccggcgtcaccgcGGCCAACCCGGCCATGACGTTCCACCGTCTGCCGAAGGTGGAGGTGCCGCCAGTGGCGTCCAAGCACCACGAGTCGCTCACCTTCGAGGTCACCCGCCTCTCCAACCCCGGCCTCCGCGActtcctcgccggcgcctcCCCGGTCGTCCTCATCATCGACTTCTTCTGCAACGCCGCCCtcgacgtcgccgacgagctgGGTGTCCCCGCCTACATGTTCTACACTTCCGGCGCCGAGATCCTGGCTTTCTTCTTGTACCTCCCGGTCCTGCACGCTCAGACCACGGCGAACTTCGGGGAGATGGGCGAAGAGCTCGTGCACGCCCCCGGCATCCCCTCGTTCCCGGCGACGCACTCCGTCCTGCCGCTCATGGAACGCGACGACCCGGCCTACGCGGAATTTCTGAAAGCGTCCGCCGACCTCTGCCGCACCCAGGGCTTCCTCGTCAACACATTCCGCTCGCTCGAGCCGCGGGCCGTCGAGACCATTGCCGCGGGGAGCTGCGCGCCTCCGGGCGTCTCGACGCCGCCCGTCTACTGCATCGGCCCGCTGATAAAGTCGGCGGAGGTGGGCGAGAACCGGAGCGAGGAGTGCCTGGCGTGGCTGGACACGCAGCCCAACGGCAGCGTGGTGTTCCTCTGCTTCGGCAGCATCGGCCTGTTCAGCGCGGAGCAGAtcaaggaggtggcggcggggctGGAGGCGAGCGGGCAGCGGTTCCTGTGGGTGGTGCGGAGCCCGCCGAGCGACGACCCGGCGAAGAAGTTCGACAAGCCGCCGGAGCCCGACCTGGACGCGCTCCTCCCCAAGGGGTTCCTGGAGCGGACCAAGGGCAGGGGGCTCGTCGTCAAGTCGTGGGCGCCGCAGCGCGACGTGCTGGCGcacgcggcggtgggcggcttcgtgacgcactgcgggtggaactcggTGCTGGAGTCGATCGTGGCCGGCGTGCCGATGCTGGCGTGGCCGCTGTACGCGGAGCAGCGGATGAACAGGGTGTTCCTGGAGAAGGAGATGCGGCTGGCCGTGGCGGTGGAAGggtacgacgacgacgtcggggAGGGGACCGtgaaggcggaggaggtggcggcgaaggtGCGGTGGCTGATGGAGTCCGACGGCGGGAGGGCGCTCCTGGAGCGGACGCTGGCGGCCATGCggcgggcgaaggcggcgctgcgcgacggcggcgagtcgGAGGTGACGTTGGCGCGGCTGGTGGAGTCGTGGAGGGAAGCGGCCAGCGCATGA